A genomic window from Borreliella burgdorferi B31 includes:
- a CDS encoding variable large family protein — MRIYCCAATKTVKSGGEEPKGKNADEATNPIEAAIGGNDDSDATAFKGNMEKDNQIAAAIVLRGMAKNGEFAVKMGRKPSGDGDNIRVLVNNAANKTVDALSKLALEAINESLTKIAKTIH; from the coding sequence ATTAGGATCTATTGTTGTGCTGCTACTAAAACCGTTAAAAGTGGTGGTGAGGAGCCAAAGGGGAAGAATGCGGATGAAGCTACAAATCCGATTGAAGCTGCCATTGGAGGAAATGACGATTCGGATGCTACTGCATTCAAGGGGAATATGGAAAAAGATAATCAGATTGCTGCTGCTATTGTTTTGAGAGGAATGGCTAAGAACGGGGAATTTGCTGTGAAAATGGGTCGAAAACCAAGTGGTGATGGTGATAATATTAGAGTTCTTGTTAATAATGCTGCTAATAAAACTGTTGATGCTTTATCTAAGTTAGCACTAGAAGCTATTAATGAAAGCTTAACAAAAATAGCCAAGACTATACATTGA